A region of the Denticeps clupeoides chromosome 12, fDenClu1.1, whole genome shotgun sequence genome:
GCTGAAGAGTTCCACTGGTACCTTTCCACGGCCTGTGCtcaatttgttcattttgagGACTATTTGTACAGGCTACATGGGTGTCTCttctttgcaattcatctgccCCTTCCAAGCCTGTGATCATGTCATAATTTGGTCTCCTCATCGCTGGCAGCATGTCACTAGTATTAGCCACTGACATCACTTCCTCCTTCACATGTTTCTCAGCTAAGTGCACTCTTGCTGATTGGTTGCTGTATGGTGGTGGTGTGATATAACAAGGAGGCAGACTGAATGGTCTTCTTTGGACAGTGTAGGCATTTTCTTTGATGTTGGAGCTCATTGCTTCTTGATTTGGAATACCTGGAGGAGGGATATATGGAGGCGGCAGATATACATCATATCCATCACAGTGTCCCAAATTATTTTTCTGAGGAGGTAGTCTTGTTATATTTGCAGGTCTTTGATAAGCTTCTGTCCCATAACTTCTCCCCATCCAGTCTGAAATTTTCTCTGTGGCAAGTGGCCCCTGTGCTCCTCCCCACATGGCAGACTCAATGCGCTTCTTTCTTGGGAGTGAATGGCTGTAGCGGGTGGCCCAAGCCTCTAATTCGCGGTAGCTGCTATCGCTCAGGCTTCTTTTTGCACCATCCTTCCGGTAGTGCACCGGACTGTATGAATCCCACCACTCCCTCACTGCTTGTCCTTCACTTCCCTGCACACTTTCATTCTGCCTTTCCCTCAGAGACCTCGGTATGTCTCGGGGAAGCCACTCCCTCCCCTTTCTCTCTTGGGCTGCACGCACACTCGAAATCTGTGACTGTGATTGGCTCTCCAGTGTGAAAGGGAAATTGGGCAGGGCTGCTGTATCAGCCCAGTTTGTGTAGTCCTGAAGGACCCCGCCTGTCTGGGATCTTGGCAATGTCCAGCAGCTAGGTTCATAAGCAAGGTGTTCACGACTATATTCCTGGTAATTGGTTCTGTGTTGTTTCTCTTGATAGCTAGGGGAACAAATCAACAAATTTTTAACTTATGATGTTAAAGTAATTCACATTTTCCCAACATATTAAAAAGTAGAATTGTACTGTCTAAATATTTGAATCAGGAcccattattcattattttatacctaaaaaaaaaaaaagaaaaaagcaaactgGATCCTAAAACACATCACAAAGGCATAACATGAAAGATAGGATAACTTACGCATGTGAAAAATATCTTGCAGGAACAGTTCCATATTTGTTGTGTATGGGTGGCTGTTCCTGACTCCCACTCCAGTATGCCATCACAATGTTCAATTTTAACTGGCAAAGCTCAGAAGCCCAAATTCATTCCTGTTTGTGAAATACACCAATTCCAAAATTACCTAACAGTCTACAAACTATGGCATATATCACAGAGTAATTTTTGAAAAGCTACAGCCATTATCTTGCCTTCATTTATACTGTAACAAActaatttttaattttagttttggttgtctaaattaaaaaacaaaagtacaacCTACCCATATAAAGAGCATGTGGATCCAGGGGGTCTGCACACTAGTTGAACCAGTGGCCTGAAACTGTTCAAGCCCAACTGGCATCTGTTTAAGAGAAGGTTTTAATACCCCCGCCTCCCACCCTCACTGGCTGCTACATGCCTCCACTCCCCCGTTAGTGTTGGAGAAACTCAGCATGTTCTGTACACGTACAGCTTTTACAATAACACTTAGGAATTCTTTAATTAAGTTTATTAACTGATTGCTGTCCTCTGCATCAGTTGCTGGATTTGGGCAGAAGTCACTCTGCTGTCTGCCCTGAACAACGTCTGACCACAGAAGCACACAGATGCTCCTAAATGTGACAAACCAGATAAGCACAGCTCTTTAGAGCCAGCGAGTGGTGGCAATAGTAAACAATAACAAAGTGTAGGATGCCCATAATGATGATTAATTATAAAAATCATGCATCAAGGAAGCTGTGCAGGCTAGACATCTTAAGACTTATCGTGCATCAATGGAAATTGCATTTTGTCTATATATAATAACAGAATGTATGAtgacaaaatataaattattatataattcgAAGCTCACTATAACCAGCTATATATTGACATACTACtcaaattattgttattttctaTAATCAGCACATTGACATGGAGAGGAAAGTGAGAAGGTTGACTCTCAATGGggatttgttgtttttgttggcTGGGCAGCAGCCCTGTGGACAGGGGGTTACCCTCTCTTTCTTTGAAACTCCATAGCGGAACAAACAGGCTTTTCTTTCTGAACAGAAACTCAGTGCATCAGCAATGAGCAGGAGGAAAAATAGATGAGGAGATGCACTCATTTAACAACTGGACTGCTACTGATACCAAATCTGTGTGGACCAAAAACAAAGTTGGTAATGTTTACTCATGTTCTACATAGTTGACACACAGTTGAAGGCCATTTAAAAGGTCTTCTTAATGATATAAGGAAGCTTGGATGCTTTTAACAATActacccaaataaaaaaaaaaaaagcagatcaCAAATGCtgtcttcattcatttatagtaacaaggaaaataaaacagaataaaagagaaataaactGTGAACAGGAATGAACAGAGCACCTGTAAATATCAGAAGGATAATATAACACATGTGGCTTGttctgggttaaaaaaaacaataccagGAGAAAATATTAGGCACtaaacatttgagtacatctTACATTTTGATGCAAACACTTTGAAGTTGTGTTTACATCTTATAACAATGTCAGTTGAAAGCACACTAAGATCCCTTGGTCAGTGCTTTGTAAATGTCTGATATGCTGTATCAAAGACATTTCAGTGTAGCACTGTAAATATTGATGTTTTGCTCTAAGTCTCGTTGTACAAGCTCCACATTGAACCTCTGGGGCAGGTCTCCACCATAGAAAGCCGGTGTCCCATGCTCAGCACGCATTTTGGAGGAGAGGTAAACCACTGTGCCCACTCTGCACAAATGTGACAGTGTGTCTAGTAGGAGGGGGAATGTGTCAGGCAGGTACACAATGTCTGCTCCAAGCACCAGATCCCAGTCTGAGGAGAACTCATGCTGGTCCTTTCCCCAGGAGAGAGGAAACACCTTGGGAATGGCACCTGGCCAGCCCAATGAAGGTACATTAGATGACACAttgctctgcagttgtggaacagcaaGAGGAAGGTCTGTGATGGTGACATCAGCGCCTGTAGAATGAGAAAGACAAACTATGAGTTAAAAATATGTATCTGTGACCTAAAACGGGCAAATCACACCAGTGTAAAATGCAGATCACTTCTATCTTCTATTCAAGTGAATAGATACCTGAATGTGTGTGAACTAACTAAGCTTTCTAAGTTTATAACTGAGCATTAAAACTTTAATGAATCATTagttaatgcattaaaatggaataaataataTGCAGTGCGGTGCTTAAACTCAGCCAAGGCACGAACTATAGGATGattaatagatagatagatggatagatagcTATACATTATTTATCCAAAAGGATATTAGAATATGGCTTAAGGATTTTAGTTCTGTTGTGGTGTTTAACAAACAAAACGGTTCTGAACCACTGGCCACTGGACTTATAGAGTAGCCACCCTGTTTTTGCGCCGCCTATAGGCGTAAAATAGAAATTAATGGCACATTCGAGTAGCGGGGCTACTCAGAAACAGGCCATGTGTGTTCCTGTCAGCTATGGCATAAATTAAGTCTGCGCGTAAAAGCAGGTGTTACTTGACTGACACAACAGCCCACCTAACCGCGCGGCCAGTATGCCAACAATCCCCGTTCCAGCTCCCAGCTCAATGATCTTCTTCCCCTTCAGGTCCACTGGGGACTCTTCGAAAAATCGGCACAAATGCAGAGCctgcacaacacaacagaaCTATTATCGTAATAATTTAGTCCATAACGAGCAGTTTTCGAAAAAACATTCTGTTAGACTTACTGCATCCCACACTGGGGCCGCGACTCCTAGATTAGCACCGAATGCTTGGTTAATTTTAAATTCTTGTCCACAGAATGTGTACACGGCATCTGCAGAGAACGTTTCTTCGAATAAATCGTCATCCGCTGGGAAAACGTATTCTTTGTTGCTATTCATACTTACTTCATTAAACTTATAACTTTATGCAGGCATTGAAACACGTGCAGTTAATGTGAAAAGTATGGAAACCTGCATTTGTTGACATTCCAAGCACGTGCCCTAGAGAGTGCTTtctgatgacgtcatttctgtgCGCCAGCGCcaaaaaaaggatgaaatgCACCAGAAATTGCTTATGCGTTCGTATATAATACGATGAGAAGATGAGCATCagcaaatgtaataaataaaatacagactGTATGTGCATGATATTATCCACAATTGTTCTGTGGTTTATGTTACTgatctttatttaaaatcacGTTTACCTTTTACCAGCTTTCTTTCAATGCTAAATACTGTTAGTGTTTATCAAAACGCATGCTGACGCCACCTCCACCTGACTGGCCACCACCTTACAACACTCATGGAAATGTTGAATGCTAGTAACGTGACGAAACGTGCCGCGACTTCGGAGCGTGTGTCGGCGTTTTTGCTAAACGCGTATCTTATTTTGCCTCGTTTGGGGGAGGAGCCGAAAATTATGACGTCGAAAGCTGTACCACGTGACTGCTTCACCGCAGTACAATACAACAGCATCACAACCCCCTCGGGCTCCATTCAAAATGCGGGGATTTTGATAGAGAGCTGTGCTCAGTTCAGAGTTCGGACGTGTTGGATATTAGAGTTTAGTTTGGAGATACTtttgaagagagagagagaaggatagGTTAGAAGATGGAGCCAGCTAGGAAGagcaggagaaaaaagaaacactgtTTAGAAACTGttatttcagaataaaaatgagTAACATCTCCCCTGTTCTGtacatcatcaccatcactaTTAAATTGTAAGTGATGGGCTGCAGGAGTTGCAACAAGAAGTAATTGCTGTTCCACTGATGCTGCTGTTTTGTGTTGGttagttttgctttgttttattttattttggtttacTGTGTTATTGAGAATTTGGTTCTCTGGCCGTTATATGTTAAGTATAACCTTGCTTTGCCCTTAATGGAAACTTTTTTGTGCCTATGTTGGTGGTGGGTGTGGGAAGAACGGccccttttgttttttatttaattgtatagTGGTGTggtttgtattttattgtttggGTTTTGTGTGCAGAGCTTTCCTTTCCCAATTTACCTTCCCCCATCTTAGTGATAGGTTAGCCTTATTTTACCTTATAGGGTTAATCGAAGGTGTTTTTTGTATATGTacaataaatgtgaaatattgttttatttctttctcatgCCTCTTTGACTGATCAAACCCATGTGCACTGACCAGGAAATTCCCAGAGGTGGGGTAGTCTGTAGCTTGTACTCTTGCGTTATGCCACATATACATGAAAATCTACTGATAAGACTTGACAGAAGATAagatgttacaaaaaaaaaaaaaaaaaacgctccaaAAACACTGTTAATAACTGTTAATGGGGttgtggtggccaagtggtgggtaaggaaacagacccgtaattggtGCCAGGGTGCCAATGATCAAGATACTGTCCCTATACgttgctccccgggtgcctttcatggccagccactgctcactgagggttaaatgcagaggacaaactttattgttctgtgctgcagtgtccagaatgataatcacttcacattcactttaacCTTGTGCATGTTAAATGAATGCAAGTATTAATGAAGTcattacttttaaataaatgttggcATTTCAGTAGACTAAGAACCTTCCTCTGACAAGAAACACCAACTTAAGACTGGAGCCACGTACAATATAACAGGACTTAGGGTCTTTAAATAATCTAGGGGcaaacagaaacattttctcATGACCAGTGGAGGGAGACAAAGTTCACAATATGAAACAGGGTAAGATTGCCAGAATTTGCATGATTCTCCATTATGACATCCTGACATATTACCTATTTAAAATAGCCAAAAATATGATAACAAAATTAACTATTGGCTTAGAAAACAGTAAGGAGTTAAGAgatgagaggaagaaaagaTGAAGGGG
Encoded here:
- the LOC114801162 gene encoding EEF1A lysine methyltransferase 3-like; protein product: MNSNKEYVFPADDDLFEETFSADAVYTFCGQEFKINQAFGANLGVAAPVWDAALHLCRFFEESPVDLKGKKIIELGAGTGIVGILAARLGADVTITDLPLAVPQLQSNVSSNVPSLGWPGAIPKVFPLSWGKDQHEFSSDWDLVLGADIVYLPDTFPLLLDTLSHLCRVGTVVYLSSKMRAEHGTPAFYGGDLPQRFNVELVQRDLEQNINIYSATLKCL